The genomic stretch CAGACTTGGCACCCCGGGCTGGGGCATTGTTGGTCCTCGGCGCCCGGGGCTCGGCACCCCGCTGCGGCAGAGACAACCGTTCGTTCCGCTCAACTTTTGCGCCTGGCTCATCATCCAGGCGAAGCGTCAGCGAGATGCGCTTTCGCGCCGGATCCACTTCAAGGACCTTGACCTTAACAACTTGGCCGGAGGTGACAATCTCGCGTGGGTCAGAGATGAACTTGTTACTCATGGCCGAGACGTGAACCAGACCGTCTTGATGGACACCCACGTCCACGAATGCGCCAAAGGCGGCCACGTTGGAGACTGTTCCTTCTAGAATCATGCCAACTTCAAGGTCACTGATTTTCTCCACGCCTTCCTTCAGGTTGGCGGTCTTGAAGTCGGGTCGTGGATCGCGGGCAGGACGCACCAATTCAGAGATAACGTCCTTGACCGTGGGTAAACCAAACTGTTCTGTGACAAAGTCCACTGCATTCAACGAACCAACGGATTGGTCTTTGGAGGCAGCGGCAGCCAGCAAGCGCTCAGCCAGCCCGTAAGCCTCCGGGTGTACCGCAGATGCGTCCAGTGGCTGCTTGCCACCGGTGATACGTAAGAACCCGGCACACTGTTCGAAGGCCTTGGCCCCCAGACGTGGAACCTTCAGTAGGGCCTTGCGAGTGGCGAAGGGGCCGTTGGCGTTACGGTGCTCAACGATGTTCCGACTGAGCAAGGAACCAACACCTGCCACTCTCGCCAATAAAGCCGGCGAAGCGGTGTTCACATCAACGCCCACGGCATTCACGCAGTCCTCGACCACTGCGTCCAGTGAGCGGTCTAGTTTGGCAGGGGTCAAATCGTGCTGGTACTGGCCAACTCCGATGGACTTAGGTTCAATCTTGACCAGTTCGGCCAACGGGTCTTGCAGCCGGCGGGCAATCGATACTGCTCCACGAATGGAGACATCCAGATCTGGCAGTTCGGCACTTGCCAGCGCGGACGCCGAGTACACCGAGGCACCTGCCTCCGAAACGATGACCTTGACCGGCTTGTCGGTTAGTTTGGCAATGACTTCTCCGGCCAATTTATCGGTTTCGCGGCTGGCGGTACCGTTACCCACGGCGATAAGTTCAGTGCCATGTTTGGTTGCCAACCCGACCAGCGTGGCTACCGACGCGTCCCATTTATTGGCTGGCGCGTGGGGGTAAATAGTGGCAATGTCCACGACCTTGCCCGTGGCATCCACGACAGCGACCTTGACGCCGGTACGTAATCCCGGGTCCAGGCCCAGCACCGCACGGTTCCCGGCGGGTGCGGCGAGCAATACGTCTCGTAGGTTGGCGGCGAAGACTTTGACGCTGGCTTCCTCCGCTGCCTCGAAGAGACGGGTGCGGAGATCGGATTCCAGCCGGGCCAGCAATCGTCCGCGCCAGGCCAGTCGAACAGTCTGCGCCAGCCATTTTCCGGCCGGGGCATCAGCAGCTGCGTTGATCCCCAATGAATGGGCCACGGCTGCTTCATAGCCTCTTCGTGCCTCCGCCAAGGCTTCTTCAGAACGAGGGTCCGCCTCGGCAAGTTCCAGGGATAGGGCGCCCTCACGCTCGCCGCGCAGTAGCGCCAAGATGCGGTGCGACGGCTGTGTGGCAACGGGCTGAACGAAGTCCTCGTAGTCGGAGAACTTGGCGGCTTCCGAGGCCGACGCGCCTGGGGCAATCTTTGAGGCGATTTTTCCTCGGATCCATAGCCTTTCGCGCAGCTCGGCGATTAGGACGGGATCCTGCGAGGCTCTCTCCGTGAGGATGGCTCGGGCGCCTGTTAACGCGTCAGCCACGGCGTTAACTTCGTACTCGGCATTCAGGAAGGAAAGGGCCAGAGCTTCCGGATCCTGATTGGGATCGTTGATGAGCGAGTCTGCCAAGGGTTCCAGACCGGCCTCGCGGGCAATCTGGGCGCGAGTGCGGCGCTTCGACTTGTAGGGAAGGTAAAGATCTTCGAGTTCTGACTTAGTGGTCGCCGAGCTGATTGCCCCACGCAGTTCGTCGGTGAGCTTGCCCGATTCGTCGATGGACTTCAAGATCGCTTCCCTACGATCTTCTAGCTCGCGCAAGTACCGCAGGCGTTCTTCCAACAACCGCAGCTGAATATCATCTAGCGTGCCCGTGACTTCTTTACGGTATCGAGCAATGAACGGAACCGTTGAACCTGCATCCAGCAATTCGACAGCAGCCTTCACTTGCCAGTCTGCGACAGGTGCTCCCCCGGCGGATAGTTCGGTGGAAATTGTCTGGATTATTCGCGTTTGGCTCACTCACACTAGTTTGCCGTATTTGGCATGTGGTCTCTGGCTCCCATAGAAAGATCGGTGTTTGCGTGTCGCTTTGGGACCAAAAGTGGCGAGACAGAGCGAAGAGGCACTTCGACGGCGAACTTTCCTTATGAGATGATTCTCCGCGTCGCTCGAAGCCGGAAATCATCGTGCTTACCGACCATTGATGTCAACGGCCTGTCCTTTTCGTGTTCCGAGAATCCTCTGTGTGAACATAACCGTCTAAATTCACAGCTGCCAAGCAAGACGACATTGGAATTTTGAGACCGAGCAGCTTTCGAGGGTTTGTGGTCACCTTTTCAGGGTTGGATCACCACCGCATCTCGAATCTGGTCGGCCGCATACCGTAATTCTCAGGAAACCATTAGATATATAACTGCACCAACCACCGCTGCGGCCAAAACGGCTAGGCCAATGTTTTGCCACAGTATCGGAACGCGTGGTTCCCTACCGTAACTATTTCGTTTCCCCATAACTGCCCCAATTCCGTAATTCACACGAGATACTTCAATCTTCGATCCATTCGTATTCGCTAAGGTTCGTGCCGTGGCCAACAACGGAGTCTTTTCACCCTGATATTCACCCTTGTAGGTTTTGGGTCATATTGGATATGAACTAATGCCCTAGGTCACAGCTTGTTCGCCCTCCATTTCGCTCCATCTCAACGGGCAAGGCCAAGATCATAGGGTCTCGCGTTCCCAGCATCTTCACAACACCAAACAACTACGATGGATCACATGACTTTTTCACGCTCCAAGAAAGCCTTGATTACAGCCCTTGCCGTCTTGGCTATAGCGACTTCCGGCTGTGCAGGCATTGCCGACACTGCCTCATCGGCTGCTTCTTCCGCAGCCACGCAGTTAGCCGACGGCGCGAAGAAAGAACTCATCAAGCAGGTATGCGCTCCGATAAAAGACGGCACCATTAACGCAGAGGATCTGAAGATCGTCACATCAATGGTTGATGCCGTTCGTGAAGGCGGATTGCCCAAGGAAATTGTCAGTGCCTTGGATGACGTCGCAGCTTCGGGCGACAAAGTTCCCGCCGACGTTCAGGCTCGACTCGTCGCGGCGTGTGACAACGCATCGGCCTAGGATCCATCGGGGAAATCCAATTGCGTGCCGGTTGGAGCCACGTGACGCACTGCTCCGCAGTTGCACGCAGTGCTGGATAGACTGTCGAGGTGAAGCAGGAAACTAAGGCAGTTCGAATCGACGCATGGCTCTGGTCCATTCGGATTTTCAAAACGCGTTCGGCAGCAACTACGGCCTGCCGTGCTGGCCATGTGCGTCTCAACGACAAGCCAGCCAAGGCGGCCCAAATCGTCGTGCCCGGTGACACCATCCGCGTGAGGCAATCCGGATTCGACAGAACTCTGGAGGTGACAGCCTTGATAGCCAAAAGAGTTGGCTCGGACGTGGCAGTTCGCTGCTACGTTGACCACACTCCGGTCAGACCGAAGGAAGTCATTCCGCAGGTTCCCGTCCGAGATAGAGGCGCTGGACGGCCAACCAAAAAAGACCGCCGCGAGATGGAACGGCTTCGCGAACAGATGCACTGACCTGAGAGCTACGATAGGAAAGGTACCTCATCTGTGGGAGGGAATTCGCCACAACCACAATTTAGCCTGAGGAGAAGTATGGCTCGGAATAAAAGCTGGAATGAACTTTCTGTTGTCGCTCGCTGGAGGATCGCGATCTTGGCGCTCGCACAGCTGGCTCTTCAATTCGTTGCCTTACGCGACTTGGTCAAGCGCCCAGCAGCTGACGTACGTGGTTCCAAAAGTCTCTGGGCGGCTGCAACTTTCATCAATTTCTTTGGCCCATTGGCTTACTTGGCTTTTGGCCGCGGGTGGAAAAATAAGTAAGCGTCTTTTCTCGAATGAAGGAAATCCCGAGTAGGCCTAACGATACGTGAGGAATTTTCTTCATTTCTGAGCTGTTCCATTCGTCAAGAAACGAAGCGCTTTCTTCATGAATCGCCTTAACAAGTAGGCTGACAATATGACGAAAACGAGCCAAGCTAAGCGACGCCTTCCGACCTGGCTTTCGGCGCTGACCAACTTCGTAGCCGCACTGATCGTCATCGCGCTAGTGCAGGCCTTCGTTGTTAAGATTTACCACGTGCCCTCCGCTTCCATGGAAAAAACACTCAACACCGGCGACCGAATCCTCGTCAGTCGCTTAAACGGAGCTAAGCCTTTCACTCCGCAAAACGAGGACGTCATCGTATTCAAAGCTGCCGGCGACTGGAATGATAACGTTCCATCGGAGCAAGAATCTCTAGCAAAACGTGTCCTCAAGACCTTCGGTGACATCACGGGCATCGGTCCTTCACACGAAAAAATCCTAGTTAAGCGCGTGATCGGGTCGCCCGGAGACACTGTGGAGTGCTGTAACTCCAAAGGGCAGCTCATTCGCAATGGACATCCGTTCAACGAGCAATACGTCCAACAGGATCTTCCGTTCGCTTCTGATGAGTCAGGCTGCGGAGACGCAACGCTCTCCATGCGCTGTTTTGGGCGCATCGATGTACCAGCCGGCAAATACTTGGTGATGGGCGATAACCGCAGCAACTCCTCAGACGGGGTAGCTCGCTGTCGTGGAATTGCACTTTCGGACGCACAAAGTTGCGTAAGATTCGTTGACGCAACCGACATAGTGGGCCCGGTCATCAGTGTTATTTGGCCAGTGAAGAACTGGACGTCGTTGTAACCAAAAACTAGGATGACGGGACCCACGTAACGCTGTATTTTGTCGCTTACCGATCTGCATGTTAGCAAGGTGACGGCTAGCTAAGATAGTCGCGCAATGCCTCCACATGGTCTCACGGTGCGAATCCTGCCCTTTTGATTTTGGTCAGGTCCAGCATACTGTTGGCTGGCCGTTGTGCGGCTGGCTTACCGGCGGAGAATTCCTCGGTCGTGATACCCGAAACCGATGAACGTTGTTTTTCGGTCATTTCGAATACCAAGGCGGCAATGTCCGCCCGCGATGTTGCTTCTCCGTCGTTGCTCAGGTTGTAAGTTCCAAATGGTGCTTTGGACTCTAGGAGGTGCCGGATACCGAAAACGATATCTTCGGTGAACGACAAACGACCGATTTGGTCGTTGACAACACGTGGCTCAATTCCCTTATCCGCCAGGCTCTGCATGGTGGCCACGAAGTTCTTGCCTTCGCCTATCACCCAGCTCGTACGAATGATGTAGTGCCGCGGCACGTTAGCCACGGCGATATCGCCGGCGGCCTTGGACTGCCCGTAGACACCCAGCGGAGAGAATGCTTCATCTTCTGTATGAACTTTTCCGTGCCATCAAATACGTAGTCTGAGGCACGAATACCACCCTCGGCAGATCAATTTCAGCGGTGAAGACACTTCCAAAGGCGGAACCGTCCCGAAAGTCGGCACATACAGTTGCACGGCACGTTAATTGGTGATAAGCTGTCGAGTTCGATGCCGATGAGCCGAAGGCCAAGCATAAACTTCTCGACGATTCGTGCCCATTGGATATGCCGCTGGATGTGGAATCCGAGGAAATCGAATCCGTCGTAAATAAGAGCGGTACGGGTCTTCTTGTCCGCCAGCCGTAGCCCGATCTTCGTGGCCACCTCATTGACTTGTTCGCGCTACGCCTCCGTGTGCTCCCGGGTGCCAAATGCCATGAATAGGCGTCGACCTTTCAGGCACGTCTTCACAGTCGTTAGCGTGAGCTGAAACCGATCATCTCGAGGATCTGGCCGGGGTGGTTTCGCAGGTTCCGGGTGGTTCTGGCGAGGTTCTTGTGGCCCTGAGGTTTGAGCAGCGTGATGGCAATGTTCCGCAGGAAGACCATCACCCGTGGTGTCTCACCGTTGCGCACAGGGTGTTTGTCTTCCAGAAAGAGGACGTCCCGCCGCCAGTGGAGACCATTTTCGATGCCCCCAGTGGCCGCGCACCCAACTGGCCAGCTGCGTCGGGCTCGCTTGGTATGTCGGTAGCGAGGTGACGGCGTAGACGGTTTCCAGAAGCCATTTCTTGGTGCCGACCGGCCTGGATTTGCAGGTGATCTGTCGGCCGTTGGCCGTGACGCTGGTGCGGTTCCCGGTTGGATCCTGTTCCCAAGTAGCGTCGGAGAGCTGTTTCAGCAACGTGGGCTGGTTGCCTTTTACGGTAAAAATATAGTGCGCGGCTCTCCCCGCGAGATAGTGGGCGTGGCTGCTCTGCGTATGCAGGGCGTGGGCGGTGACGACCACCCCGGCCAGCGACGGAAAATGGTCCATCAGCACCGTGAACTGCAGAATCTCGTTGCTTTCTCGCCCAGCGCCACCTTCGCCAGCACCGCATTGGTGTTCTGTTCGATCGACGACAGGCGGATCCGGCTTCCCGAGCCGTTCTTCGCGCCGCGCATTTCCTTGCCGTCCACCGCGATGGCTGCTGGCCGGCCGAGGTCCTGCGCCCAGTCGGCGGCCAGAAGGTCGAAGGCATTCGATTCCAGCCGTTCAAAAACTCGGGCCAAGGTGGTGGCATGCGGAGCACCAATCCCGCAGGCAGTTAGCTCGGTCCGCGCTGTGTCGGCGGCCCACTCGGCCATTTCCACCAGCGTCTTCGCGCCGGCTAATACGGAGCACACCATGGTGAGGACCAGATGCGCGAATTGGTAGCGGACTCCGCGCCCGGCCCGGGGATCCCGCAGCTGGGCAAACGCTGCCAGCAGGCGGGACGGGTCCACGCTGACGGGTTCGGATGCGGAAAACTTGGTCAATAAAGACCGGAAGGTGGGAAAGCTACACGAAGGAACTCCTCTTGAAACATGTGGACTGATATTCACATGCTTAATAGGAGTTCCTGTCCGTTAAAAGCTGGCGCGGGGGTCGTCTCACATATTAAGACCGTCGGGCCCATTCGCGACTTTGCTGACGCCCTGCCCTTTCAGGCGACTCGTCGACGCAGAATATTAACGTATGCTCCGCAGACAGTCAGCCCTGATTCGCCAGAAATCCCTTGTCATGAAATTTCGAGGCTAAAGCGAGAGGCAATTCACAAAAGGACTACACAACTGCACTGACGTTCAATCCCTCAGACTTTTAGTCTTCCGTCATCAAACAAATATGACTCCCGGCAATGGGAAGAAATTTTTGACTTTGAAGCAGGTAGTGTTAGATGAAACATGTCTGAGACCGCATTAATTGTGGCGTCACCTTCGTAGGGATACCAATGAATACAAAAACGCTTTTAGTAATCCCTTGGCTTGAGGGCGGTGGAGCCGAAAAAGCGTTACTAGAACTCATAGGCCGCGTGCCCGGAAGAGAAAACATCGACGCGATAGTCCTATTTAGCGGCTCCAAAAACATACAGCCGCTAGAAAACCTTGTAAACACGGTAGACGTCCTTGGCTGCAAACGCGGCCCACTGGGCGCATTTGCAGCCTCTCAAAAACTGGCCAGCGTTCTCCCAAGTTATGGTCGCATCTATTCATTGATGCGTGCCTCACATGTTGTCTTAGGACTGCTGCCAAGAAAAGTCTTGGCCGACAAGTCGATTGCCGCAACATTTCATCAACTGCCAGAGCCGGAGTCCAGAGGCCTACTTGGAGCAATCGAGACTCGCTTGATCGCCCGCGGACTCAGCAGAGCTGATCTAGTGACGGCACCTTCACGCCGCGCCGTTCAGCAAATACAAAAAATGGGTCTAGCCCCATGGAATTCAGTGACATTTGAGCCGAACATGGTGTCCTTGGACACGCGTCCACTCCGCGCCCAGCGTCCAGCGCCACTAGGTATTCTCCGTCTACTCTTTTGCGGCAGGCTGACACACCAAAAAGGACTCGACCAACTACTGCAAATCTTCGGTAACTCAACATCGAACATCCAATTGCGAATAGTGGGCGATGGCCCTGAACGTTCCCGATTAGAGACTTTGGCGCGAGGGCTTCCCCCTCAAGTTCACGTTGAATTTGTGCCTCACGTCGACGATGTCACGCCACACATTGATTGGTGTGACGCATTTTTCATGCCCAGTCGGGAAGAACTCAATCCCATGTTCCTCCATGAAGCATGGAGGAGAGGCCGTGGCGGCATAGTCTCCGGCATCGCCCCATTCCGGGATCTATCGGCTGAAGGGCCACTACTCATTGCTGATAGCCCAAATAAGTACCTGCAAATATTCAGCGAAATCATAATAGATTCCGCTTGGAGAGCAAGTGCATATGATA from Paeniglutamicibacter sp. Y32M11 encodes the following:
- a CDS encoding transposase family protein, yielding MTKFSASEPVSVDPSRLLAAFAQLRDPRAGRGVRYQFAHLVLTMVCSVLAGAKTLVEMAEWAADTARTELTACGIGAPHATTLARVFERLESNAFDLLAADWAQDLGRPAAIAVDGKEMRGAKNGSGSRIRLSSIEQNTNAVLAKVALGEKATRFCSSRC
- a CDS encoding glycosyltransferase family 4 protein: MNTKTLLVIPWLEGGGAEKALLELIGRVPGRENIDAIVLFSGSKNIQPLENLVNTVDVLGCKRGPLGAFAASQKLASVLPSYGRIYSLMRASHVVLGLLPRKVLADKSIAATFHQLPEPESRGLLGAIETRLIARGLSRADLVTAPSRRAVQQIQKMGLAPWNSVTFEPNMVSLDTRPLRAQRPAPLGILRLLFCGRLTHQKGLDQLLQIFGNSTSNIQLRIVGDGPERSRLETLARGLPPQVHVEFVPHVDDVTPHIDWCDAFFMPSREELNPMFLHEAWRRGRGGIVSGIAPFRDLSAEGPLLIADSPNKYLQIFSEIIIDSAWRASAYDMADAYAEIDSSLLSNFLKEH
- a CDS encoding Tex family protein, whose translation is MSQTRIIQTISTELSAGGAPVADWQVKAAVELLDAGSTVPFIARYRKEVTGTLDDIQLRLLEERLRYLRELEDRREAILKSIDESGKLTDELRGAISSATTKSELEDLYLPYKSKRRTRAQIAREAGLEPLADSLINDPNQDPEALALSFLNAEYEVNAVADALTGARAILTERASQDPVLIAELRERLWIRGKIASKIAPGASASEAAKFSDYEDFVQPVATQPSHRILALLRGEREGALSLELAEADPRSEEALAEARRGYEAAVAHSLGINAAADAPAGKWLAQTVRLAWRGRLLARLESDLRTRLFEAAEEASVKVFAANLRDVLLAAPAGNRAVLGLDPGLRTGVKVAVVDATGKVVDIATIYPHAPANKWDASVATLVGLATKHGTELIAVGNGTASRETDKLAGEVIAKLTDKPVKVIVSEAGASVYSASALASAELPDLDVSIRGAVSIARRLQDPLAELVKIEPKSIGVGQYQHDLTPAKLDRSLDAVVEDCVNAVGVDVNTASPALLARVAGVGSLLSRNIVEHRNANGPFATRKALLKVPRLGAKAFEQCAGFLRITGGKQPLDASAVHPEAYGLAERLLAAAASKDQSVGSLNAVDFVTEQFGLPTVKDVISELVRPARDPRPDFKTANLKEGVEKISDLEVGMILEGTVSNVAAFGAFVDVGVHQDGLVHVSAMSNKFISDPREIVTSGQVVKVKVLEVDPARKRISLTLRLDDEPGAKVERNERLSLPQRGAEPRAPRTNNAPARGAKSATQREAKPSAGGNTAMAEALRRAGLGK
- the lepB gene encoding signal peptidase I, which translates into the protein MTKTSQAKRRLPTWLSALTNFVAALIVIALVQAFVVKIYHVPSASMEKTLNTGDRILVSRLNGAKPFTPQNEDVIVFKAAGDWNDNVPSEQESLAKRVLKTFGDITGIGPSHEKILVKRVIGSPGDTVECCNSKGQLIRNGHPFNEQYVQQDLPFASDESGCGDATLSMRCFGRIDVPAGKYLVMGDNRSNSSDGVARCRGIALSDAQSCVRFVDATDIVGPVISVIWPVKNWTSL
- a CDS encoding RNA-binding S4 domain-containing protein, yielding MKQETKAVRIDAWLWSIRIFKTRSAATTACRAGHVRLNDKPAKAAQIVVPGDTIRVRQSGFDRTLEVTALIAKRVGSDVAVRCYVDHTPVRPKEVIPQVPVRDRGAGRPTKKDRREMERLREQMH
- a CDS encoding PLDc N-terminal domain-containing protein; this translates as MARNKSWNELSVVARWRIAILALAQLALQFVALRDLVKRPAADVRGSKSLWAAATFINFFGPLAYLAFGRGWKNK